Proteins found in one Nitrosopumilus maritimus SCM1 genomic segment:
- a CDS encoding uroporphyrinogen-III synthase, with protein sequence MLDGKTIAITRSSDDASEFISLAEQTNATPIALPTIELVSKGEKIVDEFLDSVETYNPDYSVFMSSKAVKLLFDTAKESGKLETLQLAIANTIVISVGPKTTIALETQGIKVNHQPEKTFSSVGVGELFTQLNAVGKKVIVPRSGASTPFLKELLNKIGIDVSEIHLYDVCAFRDTSQWNGFRELFSQNKVDGVVFTSASSVRGFFEIMTKDYDENSLLDNLAKLSVVSIGPFTSDELKKFKVKNTVAEVHTVAGAFEAMKNTLTIA encoded by the coding sequence ATGCTTGATGGAAAGACTATAGCAATCACTCGTTCATCTGATGATGCTTCTGAATTTATCTCTCTTGCAGAACAAACCAATGCAACACCAATAGCCTTACCGACAATTGAACTTGTTAGTAAGGGTGAGAAAATTGTTGATGAGTTTCTGGATTCTGTAGAAACATACAATCCTGATTATTCTGTTTTTATGAGTTCAAAGGCTGTGAAACTACTCTTTGATACTGCAAAAGAATCAGGAAAACTAGAAACCCTTCAATTGGCAATTGCAAATACCATTGTAATCTCTGTTGGTCCAAAAACAACCATTGCTCTTGAAACACAAGGCATCAAAGTTAATCATCAACCTGAAAAAACATTCTCTTCTGTAGGTGTTGGAGAATTATTTACGCAACTCAATGCAGTTGGGAAAAAAGTTATAGTGCCTAGAAGTGGTGCATCTACACCATTTCTCAAAGAATTACTAAACAAAATTGGAATAGATGTATCTGAAATTCATCTCTATGACGTATGTGCATTTAGAGATACATCTCAATGGAATGGATTTAGAGAATTATTCTCACAAAACAAAGTTGATGGTGTGGTGTTTACGAGTGCATCCTCAGTTCGAGGATTCTTTGAGATAATGACTAAAGATTATGATGAAAATTCTTTATTAGATAATCTAGCCAAACTTTCTGTAGTTTCCATCGGACCATTCACTTCTGATGAATTAAAGAAATTCAAAGTTAAGAATACCGTTGC
- a CDS encoding MIP/aquaporin family protein, with product MAYSNLQIFTVELIGTFILVIFATGSIVYDAEFFDGQLGIPFAAIAPFIALLIGVYSFGKISLAHFNPAVTIGYYITGHITKIQILYYFAAEIIGALLGSLFVMKVIGEKANLGANAPNYDFSLGLIFPVEVLASAMLMGVIFYVVYTKGLKGFSGVAIGGIVGLDILFLAFISGASMNPARALAPALLSGTFSDLWLYWTAPFIGTMIVAFLFRGKFQAQRASNYE from the coding sequence TTGGCGTATTCAAATTTACAGATTTTTACTGTGGAATTAATTGGAACTTTTATTCTTGTCATCTTTGCAACTGGTTCCATTGTTTATGATGCAGAATTTTTTGATGGACAATTAGGAATTCCATTTGCTGCCATTGCACCATTCATTGCACTACTAATTGGTGTCTATTCTTTTGGTAAAATTTCTCTTGCACATTTCAATCCTGCAGTAACCATTGGATACTATATCACAGGACACATAACCAAAATTCAGATTTTGTATTATTTTGCAGCTGAAATTATTGGTGCACTATTAGGTTCTCTATTTGTCATGAAAGTTATTGGAGAAAAAGCAAATCTTGGAGCCAATGCACCAAACTATGATTTTTCGTTAGGTTTGATTTTTCCAGTTGAAGTATTGGCATCTGCAATGCTTATGGGTGTAATCTTCTACGTGGTGTATACAAAAGGACTGAAAGGATTTAGTGGAGTTGCCATTGGTGGAATTGTCGGATTGGATATTTTGTTTTTAGCATTTATCTCAGGAGCTTCTATGAATCCTGCAAGAGCACTTGCTCCTGCATTACTATCTGGTACTTTTAGTGATTTGTGGCTATATTGGACTGCACCTTTTATTGGAACCATGATTGTGGCTTTTCTATTTCGTGGCAAATTCCAAGCCCAACGAGCCTCAAATTACGAATAA
- the cobA gene encoding uroporphyrinogen-III C-methyltransferase, whose amino-acid sequence MTGKVYLVGAGPGDSKLITLRAVELLKKADVVLYDRLVSKKIISMIPKKTKKVYVGRAVGDDTTHQNTTNDLMVKYAKSKKNVVRLKGGDPIIFGRGGEEAEFLKENKVKYEIVPGITSGIGSATYAGIPLTHRKHASSVVFVTGHEDPEKKQEIVKWKRLAKSVDTIVIMMGLSRINIICKQLIAGGMDKKTPVAVIQNGTTPKQKMIKGTVTNIAKKVKENKITPPANIIIGNVVDLSETIGWK is encoded by the coding sequence ATGACAGGAAAAGTGTATCTTGTTGGAGCAGGACCTGGTGACAGTAAACTAATCACACTTCGTGCAGTTGAACTATTGAAAAAAGCAGACGTTGTATTGTATGATAGATTGGTAAGCAAAAAAATCATCTCAATGATTCCAAAAAAGACCAAAAAAGTCTATGTTGGTCGTGCAGTAGGTGATGATACCACTCATCAAAATACTACAAATGATTTGATGGTAAAATATGCAAAATCAAAAAAGAATGTTGTTAGACTAAAGGGAGGAGATCCTATAATCTTTGGACGTGGCGGAGAAGAAGCAGAATTTCTTAAAGAAAACAAGGTAAAGTACGAAATCGTTCCAGGTATCACTTCTGGAATTGGTTCTGCCACTTATGCTGGAATTCCACTCACTCACAGAAAACATGCATCATCAGTAGTCTTTGTAACTGGTCATGAGGATCCTGAAAAGAAACAAGAAATTGTAAAGTGGAAACGACTTGCAAAGTCAGTAGATACTATCGTAATTATGATGGGATTATCTAGAATCAATATTATCTGTAAACAACTCATTGCAGGTGGAATGGATAAAAAAACACCTGTTGCAGTAATTCAAAACGGAACTACTCCTAAACAAAAAATGATTAAAGGAACTGTTACAAACATTGCAAAAAAAGTCAAAGAAAATAAAATAACTCCTCCTGCTAATATTATCATTGGAAATGTTGTTGATTTGTCAGAAACTATTGGGTGGAAATGA
- the hemC gene encoding hydroxymethylbilane synthase, translating to MKYIVGARGSQLSVAQTNLVIAELKKAHPDTEYEIKTITTKGDTDSRPLFTIDQKGIFEKEIDRAVAQKEVDFAVHSLKDVPSELDDNLVLACIPKRETVNDVFISPDGSTLDSIKPGSVIGTSSLRRAVQVSRKRPDVTVKPIRGNIETRIKKASGENYDAIVLAKAGISRLGVDVKYTELSTDDFSPSPGQGAIAIVARADDSKTIEMLKKIEDPDSRLEIEAERALSDFVDSGCRFPVGAYAKSNGSEMTLTVTAFSVDGKQFLHVSKTGDKNNPKSLGQSAGEELREKGVNDLALNWREKVEEWNKT from the coding sequence TTGAAGTACATTGTAGGGGCTAGAGGAAGTCAATTATCAGTTGCTCAAACAAACTTGGTAATTGCAGAGCTGAAAAAAGCACATCCCGATACAGAATATGAAATTAAAACAATTACAACAAAGGGGGACACTGATAGTAGACCATTATTTACAATAGACCAAAAAGGAATTTTTGAAAAAGAGATTGATAGAGCAGTTGCACAAAAAGAAGTTGATTTTGCAGTACATAGTCTAAAAGATGTTCCATCTGAACTAGACGATAACTTGGTATTAGCTTGCATTCCTAAACGAGAAACAGTCAATGATGTGTTTATTTCTCCAGACGGTTCCACTCTTGATTCTATAAAACCTGGTTCAGTAATTGGCACAAGTTCACTTCGAAGAGCAGTCCAAGTATCACGAAAAAGACCTGATGTTACAGTAAAGCCAATTCGTGGAAACATTGAAACTCGAATCAAAAAAGCATCTGGAGAAAACTATGATGCAATCGTTCTTGCAAAGGCAGGAATTTCTAGATTGGGAGTTGATGTAAAGTATACTGAATTATCAACTGATGATTTTTCTCCATCTCCTGGTCAGGGGGCAATTGCTATTGTTGCAAGAGCAGATGATTCTAAAACAATTGAGATGCTCAAAAAGATAGAAGATCCTGATTCTCGTTTAGAAATAGAAGCAGAGCGTGCACTTTCTGACTTTGTTGATTCTGGTTGTAGATTCCCTGTTGGTGCATATGCAAAGTCTAATGGTTCTGAGATGACTTTGACTGTAACAGCATTTTCTGTTGATGGAAAGCAATTTCTTCACGTAAGTAAAACTGGCGATAAAAACAATCCAAAATCTCTTGGTCAAAGTGCAGGAGAAGAATTACGTGAGAAGGGAGTAAATGATCTTGCATTAAATTGGAGAGAAAAAGTGGAGGAATGGAATAAGACATGA
- a CDS encoding ArsR/SmtB family transcription factor yields the protein MNGVNLLKCICDETRFDILELLQKNKELCVNDFVEKLEKDQPLVSHHLKTLKKCGIVKSRDEGKKAMYAISNNQLSELISNVTNASKKMPVLCSDDSCC from the coding sequence ATGAATGGAGTCAATCTACTAAAGTGTATTTGCGATGAGACAAGGTTTGATATTTTAGAATTGTTACAAAAAAACAAAGAATTGTGTGTAAATGATTTTGTAGAAAAATTAGAAAAAGATCAACCATTAGTATCACATCATCTCAAGACACTCAAAAAATGCGGAATTGTAAAGTCTAGAGATGAAGGAAAAAAGGCAATGTATGCAATTTCAAACAACCAGTTATCAGAATTAATATCAAATGTCACAAACGCTAGCAAAAAGATGCCAGTTTTGTGTTCAGATGATTCTTGTTGTTAG
- the hemL gene encoding glutamate-1-semialdehyde 2,1-aminomutase: MLSNSKLFSDAKKVIPSGVNSPVRYFEPYPFFTKKANGAYIWDVDNRKLIDFCNGYGALLLGHRRKEIINSVSKQLTKGTLYCTPTEGETELAKLIIGNFPSIDKVRLMNTGGEATMTAIRLARGFTKKKKIIKFEGCYHGAHDSVLVKAGSGSAHNGISVSDGGLDEVSKNTLVVQYNNIEDLQKTIQKNKDIAGVIVEPILANMGLILPEKNFLSDLRKITKENNIPLIFDEVVTGFRVAPGGAQEHFGIKPDITTMAKALSNGFAISAVGGKKEIMDLLSPGGKVYQASTFAGNPISVSAAIASIKTINKLKNKLYSKLERFNLLFSTALDDMATDMGIPHQINFTASMFQIFFTNKPVTNYETSKKANAKKFQKLFRTLLKKGIFIAPSQFEVVFLSDAHTENDLNKTLDAYHLALKSVKN, translated from the coding sequence ATATTGAGCAATTCTAAACTGTTCTCAGATGCCAAAAAAGTAATTCCTTCAGGCGTCAATAGTCCTGTAAGATACTTTGAACCATATCCATTTTTCACAAAAAAAGCAAATGGTGCATACATTTGGGATGTAGACAATAGAAAATTAATCGATTTTTGTAATGGTTATGGTGCTCTACTTTTAGGACACAGAAGAAAGGAGATTATTAATTCTGTTTCAAAACAATTAACCAAAGGTACTCTTTACTGTACTCCTACTGAAGGAGAAACTGAACTTGCAAAATTAATCATTGGTAATTTCCCATCAATTGACAAAGTTCGATTAATGAACACTGGTGGTGAAGCAACAATGACTGCAATCCGATTAGCTCGTGGATTTACAAAAAAGAAAAAGATAATCAAATTTGAAGGATGTTATCATGGTGCTCATGATTCTGTTTTAGTAAAAGCTGGATCTGGTTCAGCACACAATGGAATTTCAGTTTCTGATGGTGGATTAGATGAAGTATCAAAGAATACTTTGGTGGTACAATATAACAACATTGAAGATTTACAAAAAACAATTCAGAAAAACAAAGACATTGCAGGAGTTATTGTTGAACCAATTCTTGCTAACATGGGACTGATTTTACCTGAGAAAAATTTCTTATCTGATTTAAGAAAAATTACTAAAGAAAATAACATTCCACTAATCTTTGATGAAGTCGTCACTGGATTCAGAGTTGCCCCTGGTGGTGCACAAGAACACTTTGGAATAAAACCTGACATTACTACAATGGCCAAAGCATTAAGCAATGGATTTGCAATTTCTGCAGTTGGGGGCAAAAAGGAGATAATGGATTTACTTTCTCCAGGTGGTAAGGTCTATCAAGCAAGCACCTTTGCAGGCAATCCAATATCAGTTAGTGCTGCAATTGCATCAATTAAGACCATAAACAAACTCAAAAACAAACTATACTCTAAACTTGAGAGATTCAATCTTCTATTTTCTACTGCCCTTGATGATATGGCAACTGACATGGGAATTCCTCATCAAATCAACTTTACAGCCTCAATGTTCCAGATTTTCTTTACAAACAAGCCTGTTACAAACTATGAAACATCAAAGAAGGCAAATGCAAAGAAATTCCAAAAATTATTCCGTACACTACTCAAAAAAGGGATATTCATTGCACCTTCTCAGTTCGAAGTAGTCTTCTTGTCTGATGCACATACTGAAAACGATCTAAACAAGACCCTTGATGCATATCATTTAGCACTAAAATCGGTGAAAAATTGA
- a CDS encoding arsenate reductase ArsC, translating into MENVLFVCVENAGRSQMAEAFFRKYGPAKYNVISAGTTPSSQLNPVVVEVMKEVGIDMTQQSPKTLSNEMIENSSKTINMGCMDKESCPALFVKDVLDWNILDPKEKSIDDVREIRDQILKEVLDLVKSLEE; encoded by the coding sequence ATGGAAAATGTGCTATTTGTGTGCGTAGAAAATGCGGGCAGAAGTCAGATGGCTGAGGCATTTTTTCGAAAATATGGTCCTGCAAAATACAATGTGATTAGCGCTGGCACAACTCCGTCTTCTCAACTAAACCCTGTAGTAGTTGAGGTTATGAAAGAAGTTGGCATTGACATGACTCAACAATCTCCAAAAACACTATCCAATGAAATGATTGAAAATTCTTCTAAAACAATCAACATGGGATGCATGGATAAAGAATCATGTCCTGCATTATTTGTAAAAGATGTTCTTGATTGGAATATTTTAGATCCTAAAGAAAAGTCAATTGATGATGTAAGAGAAATTCGTGATCAAATCTTAAAAGAAGTTTTGGATCTTGTAAAATCCCTTGAGGAATAA